The following coding sequences lie in one Stigmatopora argus isolate UIUO_Sarg chromosome 5, RoL_Sarg_1.0, whole genome shotgun sequence genomic window:
- the vgll4l gene encoding vestigial like 4 like: protein MAVANFHYITRMSSGFKVYILEGQPHLRSEDRFRHMTNERTRTPALYPKRKRSHERCLTLEERRERALNRSHGKAAQRTPAVFAGPQSPTTTTWSPAPSPTSPLPSHVYYTPVMEEPLALIKKPRKEAENPEEKTKNTGASQIQMRPSVITCVSSLRKPTVTSDAHQSQSSVISKGNYDHGVEEHFQRSLGANYQKSPSQQLSISVSVDDHFAKALGEKWLQIKSKSSSCSSTPPSSPSVTHSPAYAASPHPAVKEPAGKSPSASNHWSVN from the exons GCAGCGGATTCAAGGTGTATATTTTAGAGG GTCAGCCTCATCTGAGGAGCGAAGACAGATTCCGACACATGACCAATGAACGGACTCGAACCCCGGCGCTGTATCCTAAACGCAAGCGCAGCCATGAAAGATGCCTCACTCTGGAAGAAAG ACGCGAGCGAGCCCTGAACCGAAGCCACGGTAAAGCGGCGCAGAGGACCCCCGCGGTCTTCGCCGGCCCCCAAagtcccaccaccaccacctggAGCCCGGCGCCCAGTCCAACCAGCCCTTTGCCCTCGCACGTCTACTACACCCCAGTCATGGAAGAACCTCTGGCGCTCATCAAAAAACCCAGAAAGGAAGCCGAGAATCCAGAAGAGAAGACTAAAAACACCGGCGCAAGTCAGATTCAG ATGCGTCCCTCTGTGATCACTTGTGTCTCTTCGTTAAGAAAGCCCACCGTGACTTCTGATGCCCACCAGAGTCAGTCCTCAG TCATCTCCAAAGGCAACTACGACCACGGGGTGGAGGAGCACTTCCAAAGGAGCCTTGGAGCCAATTACCAGAAAAGTCCATCCCAGCAGCTCTCCATCAGCGTGTCGGTCGATGACCACTTCGCCAAGGCCTTGGGCGAAAAGTGGCTCCAGATCAAGTCCAAGTCCTCCTCCTGCTCGTCGACGCCCCCCAGCAGTCCGAGCGTCACGCACTCCCCGGCCTACGCGGCGAGCCCGCATCCCGCCGTGAAAGAACCCGCCGGCAAATCGCCATCGGCGTCCAACCACTGGTCCGTCAATTAA